The window TAAATATCCATCTAATAGCAATGCTGATTGTTTGAATTTATGCAGATCAtaacagggagggcaggaaggggtgaGCCAGTGCTTACCTTTCAgcaagccagtgtgatgtagtggttaagaatggtggacttcaatctggaaaagcgagtttgattccccactcctccacaggaaaccttctgggtgaccttggaccagtcacaattATCTCAGAACTCTCCACCTAGCTTGCAAGGTGACAGTTGTggtgagaggaaggaaaggagattgtgagccactttgagactccttgaaaGGTAGATAAAAGTGAAGTACAAAAATGAACTcttcttcttacatgcccagggtaatgtTGATTACCGCTATGGGGCAGGaaagaattttcctccaggccagatcggcccagggatcctggaggttttttcctctgggcatagagtgGGGGCCGctgggggaatgggggggggaggtaattgtgaatttcctgtattgtgcaggaggttggactagatgacccttgaggaaccttccagctctatgttccTATATTTATATGACCATTGAGTTCAATCCTCAATCTCTAATCTGCAGTACAATACTTGACAGTATAGCTGAGTAAAAATTCACACTGCATCTAAAGTGAGTATAATTTCCTGTGGGCATCCAACAGTCTTAAGTCTCTTCTTTCCAGTCATTATTTTAGGTATTCAGTGGAAAAGACACAGCCAGAAAGTAGAGGCTTTGTGCAAATTATATTTACTTGCTTCAAGTATAGTCTACCTCTCTTACTGATATTCAAAATGAGTTACACAATTAAATACACCACAATAAGTATAATACGTACATTAAACAATGTGATAAAACTGGAGAATGAAATAGAACTGTTTGATACAAGCAGCAGACAATACAATACAAATGGATTGTAGTATTACAGAGCaatgcaataaaacagtatgagaTATATAGTGAAAACTGCTGAAAATTTCACAGACAGTGACTACAATACCATTTTCTTTATAAAAAggccatcctgaataatttcatTTTACACATTCTGCACATTTTACAAAGAATGTCACCAGGATAAGCACTGATTATGTAGGTATTTTGCCTACTGTCAGAGAGAGTTGGGCAGAGAGTCAAGGTGTTACAGCTTTGAGGTGCAGATGTGGTTGATCCTAGATAATGAAATGCAGTTCTAGTTCATTTAGATACTTAGAAATGGCCTCCCTCATAGAGTGGATTGGGGTTGGGTTTTCCCCTGCAGCTGCCATCTGCTTTAGTTCTCCAATTCTTGAAAGGAGAGTACAGTTTTCCAGTGTTCCTTCTCTTACACTGAGGGGTCattttcagaattttcattttccaGATAAATGTATTGATATCGGTGCCTAAAGATGCACGCAGATGTTATATAACACTCAGATGTGTTGCTGCCAAATTACATTGTTATTAAAAATGGAAACCAGCCTACTCAAcggcatatatatacatatagctctccagatgttttttgccaacacacatacacatatacacacatatatcaggggtggccaatggtagctctccagatgtttttgcctacaactcccatcagccccagccattagacatacatatatacacatatataaatatatacatacacacacacatacatacatatgcacacatacatacatacatacatataacaagatagaagatattggatttatatcccgccctccactccgaagagtctcagagtggctcacaaactcctttaccttcctcccccacaacagacaccctgtgaggtgggtggggctggagagggttctcacagcagctgccctttcaaggataacctctgccagagctatggctgacccaaggccatgctagcaggtgcaagtggaggagtggggaatcaaacccagttctcccagataagagtccacacacttaaccactacaccaaactggctctccatatactccatatacatatacatacatacatatatatacacacacacacacacacacacacacacacatatatgtatgtatacatacatatatatacacacatacaaacatacaTATGCAcacgtatacacacacatatatgtatgtatacacacacacatatatacacacatacatacatatgcacacgtatacacacacatatatgcatgtatacacacacacatatatatatacacacatacatacatatgcacacgtatacacacacacatatatatacacacacatacatatatatatacatacaataTCATTAAGAGAATTttgtacatacacatacacactgcaGATGATGCAATATTTATGAGACTTTGTTTTAGTTCCATTATAGAGAAATAAAAGGAATGAAGCGTCTTATGATGCTCTGCTTTGGTTCAACAGAACCACATGCATTATGCTTTTCAAAATAACACAAGGAAAAATTCCTTCAAATGTTCATAGCAATTTCATTTTTAGTCTTCAGTTTTTCATCATATTTTTGTGGTCCTCCTGTGACATTTCTTTTGATAcagttcactttttaaaatgagTTTTATCAGCAGCTAACTTTAACTAACTTTATCAGCAGCTAACTGTAACTAAGTTCCCAGACACCCCATAAATTAGATAGCCTGAAGGGTAGGTGTATTGATAACAGTTCCTGGCATTTTAGATTTCTCTCTTAACAGAAGATCTAAAATAGTAGTTTGATGTGGATTTTAGCCTATAAATAAAAGCTAACTTCCACTTCAATGGGCTTCATGGAAAGTCTGGTTGTACAGTTTAAGGACTTTCTCTTTCAAACCAATGATCATTTTATGATTTGAAAAGAGGAGGTGAGAacaaggagattggatttgtactctGCCTTTTACTCAGagtcccaaaacagcttacaatctcctttcctttcctcgccctataacagaaaccctgtgaggcaggtggggctgagagaactgttttgagaactgctcttgagagagcagctcttttgagaactgtgactgacccaagatcattcagcaggtacatgtgaaggagtggggaatcaaacccagttctcccagattagagtccctgctcctaaccactacaccaaattggctttttATATTGTACTCTTCCTTGAAGAAACAGACAGAAGACTATATGTGGTGTCTTATTCTGGGAGGACCTTTGTATCATAATGAAAGTTAAGTTTACCACAACCAAAGAAATTTGGGGATGGCAAGGAAGTAATGAAATATAGCTTCCATTAATATGGTTTAAAACCACCATTAAAATCAGTTGATAACATCTGTAGGATTTATACACAGGCTTCTCAGAAAAATTACAAAACCATGCTCCATAGAAGCCAAGACAAATAACCATGTACTAAGAACGTCTGCTCTCTCCAAGAAATTCTGTTCTGCAAGCCACTGTTGTTATCTAGACTACATTTGCAGCCGCAAAGAtttttggagagagagagaaatgtgaaaGATGCATTTATGTCAAAGGCCAAGTCTGCTCTACACTTGTGCATTATCATTGGTTATTTGACAGATTACATGCATTAACTCATTTAGTAAACAGTCATACAGACAATATATAGGATGTTTCTCATTTCTGTATATGTTGACATTTTCTTTTCTCTAATTTAAAAATTGATATTTCAACTTATGGTCAGACATTATATTATTACatctctttttttgtttcctttttgttTGGCGGAGTTTTGTAGGATCTACTCACGCTGGTTTGGCTTCTGTTGTGTTAAACTGGAAAAGGACCAATTTATAAATGAGCTTGTTAATTAGCATGGCTGCGGCAAATGTTTATTCTGCTATGAGACTGAAAAGGAGAACTATTGGGTTAATAATTAAAAACTGAATAACACAACAgttatacataaataaaatagtaataatTCTCCAATGTATTACATTTTTATATCACTGTTCCTCAAGGAGATCCCCATAATAAGTATATGAAATTGTCATGTTGAGTCAGGCCTTTGGTCCATCTCGCTCAGTCTGCTAGTGATATCCCTCTAACGTGAAGGAATTTCTCAGTACTGCCATCTgagatacttttttaaaaaattggtaatGGCAGGCGTTGTATCTGGACCTTAGACATGCAAAGTTTCTGCTCTGCCAGTGCATTGTAAACTCTCTTATGTATCTagtattatcctcacaacaaccctaggaGGGATATTAAATGGATGGATAGTGATTGGCCCAAATGACCTAAGGTGGGATCAAGATGGAAACTCTTCCTAATCCAGGGGCCAAAACAGACACAAGACCCATGATGAGATCTTCATGGTGTTTTGAAAGGGCTATTGTGTAGGCCCTTGATTCATATGGGGACCATGGTGCAAGGGCATTTAACCCTTTCATCCTCATATGATTTCACTAGCTTAAATTGATTCTTCTTCCAACAaagataatagaatcatagagttgaaagggacctccagtgtcatcttgatcaaccccttgcacaatgcaggatttttacaaatacctctccccccccccccccatacacatgcAGGGTCCTCTGATCCATTTCCAGAAGATGGGGGAAAAATCTTAACACTGATGCAGTCCTTTCTGCTCTCGctctcattatctgcctaagttcacagcattgctgccaggtggcaatctagcctctcttggaaaacctccaaagaaagagcctaccacctcccaaggaatcctgttccactgaggaactgctctgtcaggaaactcttcctaatatttagcatgaaactcttgatttaatttcagcccgttggttctgatctgacctCCTGAGGCAACAAAAAAGAACTCTGGACCATCCTCtatgagagcccttcaagtacttgaagagggttATCATATTacttctcagttgtctcctctccagactaaacatacccagctccttcaacctttgctCATAcaatttggtctccagaccctcaccatcttcattgccctccctttgacatgttccagcttgtctatattctttaattgtggtgcccaaagctaaacacaatactctaggtgttaaaattcattttattggttttagctcagttttccagctggtcaagatcagggcttcttttttgagcaggaacgcagttctggctggcttggtgtcagggaaagtggccaaatatgcaaatgagttcccgctgagcttttttcctgagctaagacaaaaatgtgtgagctggaggctaaaaaatctgtgagctagctctcgctaacttagcttaaagggaacactcgTGCCAATCCCCACAAAACTTTTTATCTCCAGTTATTGGAATCATTCTAGGCTTTGCATTTTATCTCACTTCCCCATatgatttagtttaaagccctccttatttgGTCTAGATTGGGCTAAAGGAATGGACTtcacatagggctgcccttgaaaagtgttcatTCCGTTACCTAAGTTACATTTTCTAGTTAGCTAAATTCTCCTTCTGTGTCATTCTTCTTCTGCAATGTTCTAACCATTATGTTGTGTCTTTCCTTGCCATGATTGGCTTGCTTTTGGGGGATGGGGGATATGGAACACGATGACATTTGGACATGGGACCTCTAACTGCATATTTAGGGAGAAATGATACCCATGGCAAAACTCAAATGGGTTGGAGGATCCAACTAATTTCTCTTCTGGTGAAAAGTGAAGGTGTGGATCTGCTAAAGATAACGGGACTTACATGGACAAAAGTCAGGTGGAAAGGGGGCCTGTAGTAAGGAGGTGGGGGTATGGTGAGATTGGGTGAAAAGGGGAGGGAACCCCTCTTACAACCTGAAatcattggggtgggggggagatcacGAGACCTGTGTTAACAAAAGCCACAAAGGCTGCAGTAAGGAGAAATGGgcaagactgagtgaaaaagctggctggattgtTTCCTGTAATGCCTAGATACAGCCTACAGATATGATTAGCTTAGCATACTGCATGTTCCCCAAATATTTTGTAATTAAAAACATGGATATGATGTTTTAAATATATGAAGCATGGGGAATGATAGCTGAATCATATATTGAGCTATGTTCtcttttgttgctgttttaaaGGTCCTGCTTTCGGTGCACAGGGATGTTGACATGCAACCAGTAAGAAAAGAAGCTGGCTACCTTGCTAAAGGAATGTTCTACAGAATGTGTCATGTGGGCTCCCCCTAGTGGAAAAAAGTGGGCATAACTTTTTAACTTTATCAGTCTAAACCATGGCTGCGTATATCACACCGACCACTCATCCTTCTTTGCATCACCAAAACACAGTGTGGGACAATGAGATAAAACGTCATTATGACTTTGTTGGAAAGGGTGACAGAGTAAATAAGGCAAAGGGCATAGACCTGACCACTATTGTGCTTCTAATCATCTGTAGCTTCATCATTCTGGAGAACTTGATGGTGTTGATTGCCATATGGATAAACAACAAGTTTCACAACCGTATGTACTTCTTTATTGGCAACCTAGCTCTCTGTGACCTGCTAGCTGGGATTGTTTACAAAGTGAACATCTTGACATCAGGGAGCAACACTGTGTTTCTTACATGCAAGATGTGGTTTGTCCGGGAAGGTAGCATGTTTGTGGCTCTAGGAGCATCTACTTTCAGCTTGTTAGCCATTGCTATCGAAAGACACTTGACTATGATCAAAATGAGGCCGTATGATGCTAATAAAAGGTACAGGGTCTTCTTGCTTATTGGAACATGCTGgtttatctccatctccttggGTGCCTTACCAATCCTTGGTTGGAACTGCATTGACAATTTACCAGACTGCTCCACTGTCTTGCCACTCTATTCTAAGAAGTATGTAGCATTTTGCATCAGCATCTTCATTGCCATTCTGGTGGCTATCGTCATCCTTTATGCACGCATTTACATCTTGGTGAAGTCCAGTAGCCGTAATGTTACTAATCACAGCAACTCAGAGAGGTCCATGGCATTGCTTAGAACAGTTGTGATTGTTGTGGGAGTCTTCATTGCCTGTTGGTTGCCGTTGTTTATTCTGCTACTGATTGATGTGGCATTCCAAACTAAGTTGCCCATTTTATACAAAGAAGATGGTTTCATTGCCTTGGCTGTCCTCAATTCAGCAATGAATCCCATCATCTACACTCTGGCAAGTAAGGAAATGCGTCGGGCTTTCTTCCGCCTTATTTGTTGCTGCCTGGTGAGAGCCAATGTCACATCCTTGCCTATCCAGCCCACACCAGATCAGAGTCGAAGCAAATCCAGTAGTAGCAACACCCCAAAGCCAAAAGATGAGCTCCCAAAAACTCTGCTTTCTTCATATACACTTGAAAAAGATGAACCTTCATTTCAGAACGGAAATTTTTGTAAGTGAAACCTGATAACTGTGCAGACCAAGGATTCCTGTGTGGCTTTTTAGAGCCAAATAGATGCACATTTGGTGGACTTTCATGTTTTTCAATTATAAAGGAAATTATAACCAATTACTTAACTTGGAGTGCCTTTTTTTTCTTAGCACAAGCCATTTGGACCAGGTTTAGTTCCCTGAGAGAACTGACTTGGACAAAGTATTTGCATGTCTCAAAGCTCTCGCAACATCTGTGTGAAGAAAGATGGTACCTTTGACATGATGTTCTTGGTGCACTTTGATTCAAAATACATATGCACTAGAGAAATTTGGCAGAAATAACGACTGGTCATTAAAATGGTGTATGAAATCTGTGTTTTGGTCACCAATAACTACCACATTTTATCTCACTTACAGCCTCTCTTGTAGGCTCTGTGCGAAGCTTAGCTCTCAATCAAACTGACCATTCCTATTTCAGAGAGCTGGACAGTTTGGCAATAATATATGCCTGGCCCATCCTTCTCCAGGAATCAGACTGTTCCCAGGCATTCCATATCACATCACAGTTGTTCAATCAATGGTCCTAGAAGTGGAGTGGGGGGCAAGCTCCTAGGAGATGGTAACAGCCAGTCAATTGTTGTGAATGTTGATGTTCACTAGGCACTGCAGGCATTGAGACAAACCTTTCCCATCAAAGATAGACAGGATGTTCTTCTCCATGCTGTGCATTAATTTTTTCCTCTTGATGCTTATGTTAATGGATTCATGTTACAGGAATTTCCCCCCAGATCCTGAGATTGCCACACCACCAAATGAATACTTAAAATGGGACATAAACTGTTCCCTGCTGAAGGCATTAGAAAGACTGCAAGGATGTCACATttacacagacaaacaaatataCCAAAGCTGGTGCTTCTACCTGTTTATCTGtacacttgtaaaaaaaaaatgataagtgTATGGAAAGATTATTTTAGCATTATAACCAAGGTATTGTATACTAGTATCAAATAGTTGAAAAACCTATGAATAGAGACCTCATGGAGGGAAGAGAGTCTTCAAGTTCCCTGTTACACATTTGTGAAAAGAAAcaatttggttttggtttttaatCACAATAACTGTTCAACTGTTTACTGCTGTTGAATTAATTAAATTAGTTAGACTCCAGTTGAAATGTGTGTCTTGAAATTTCATGCATGTATGATCTGTgtgagttttttaaaattaaaaattaatgcatttttattttatgttttgaaTAATGTTTAATAATAGGTGACTGGACCTGCATAAATGAAAGCTTCCCACAAAGCAAGTGTAAATTGACTACTAGAAGTGGCATTGTCTTCTGCAAAATACTTCAGATGAAAAAGCAGCATTCCAAGAGGCACATAAGTGTTAGGGCTGCCTGTCAGGCTTCCCAGGCCTTCTGCCAACAGCTGTCTTTGCTCACTGCTATTCCAAGCAGTGgcaggtgattttttttaaaaaaaaaataacacttctGGGGAAACCATACAATTCCTAGAACTACTCAATGTTCCTTCTGGCTTTTCTCGAAAGTGATGTCATGGTGCATATGATATGCCCCCTCATCCTGTCCTCCAGAGCTCCTACTGGCTGCTGGGCATGTCTGTGCCTATAGAACTGAATAATAAAAATTTGAGTGTTCATTCAATGGGTGAATATTCAGTTTCTTAGacaaatggtggtggtggaaagtgctgtcaagtcacagctgacttatagtgactctgtgtggctttcaaggcaagtgacatttggagtggcttgccattgtctaCCTTTGCATCATGACCCCAGGATTCCTAGGAGGTCTTCCTTCAAAATACTAGCCACACTTCAAAATActagctgaccttgcttagcttcccagatctgatgaggtcaggctaacgtggactatccaggtcagtgtTCATAGATAAACACACTATCTCAAATTTATATCATGTGAAGCTATGAAATACTTGAGAGAGCTTTTCTGTTTATATAGCTCTAAAATTAACACCTCACTTATGGGGGCTCCCTGTTCACTCATGTTCTTTGCCCTGTATAGATTGTGTTTGAAGGGGGTAAGCTGAAATAAAGTTGGATACGCCATACTTCAGATATGAGGTGATAGTTGTTTCTGGTGAACCAGTCAAAGAAATAAAATCAGAGAGAACAAAGGGTCAAATATAGTTTCTGACAATATCATGAGCCTGTTGAAATACTGACTGAAGCACTAGGAAGTTCTCCAGCTAACATTCTGCTTTTGAACTCTTTGCAATGTTGACTTCTAATGTTCTTTGATCatgtctcacagcagctcactcAGCAGTCAGAAGCTGAGGGTGGGTGACAGTCACTTCACATCTTCCTTATAGTTGTAATAGATGGGATTTGATGCTAGACATTAAAATGTGTGTGGGGAGGCTCAGTTGGTGAAACATTCTACAATAACTTTGGGCGGGGTGGGGTTCCAAATTGTGTTTCCAAAGTCTTTTAAAAAGGGATATCATTCCAGACTATCTCATGCAGCATTATTGAAATTCAGTATCTAAGGTCAAGATCCTAAGCACATATAAGAGGAAATAAGTTCCCTAAGGTTATTGGGGGCATGACTTGCTACAATTTAGGCCCCTTTATGAACATCCATGGTCCTCTTTTCATTTAAGATTATCAAATAACTGTAACTGAAATGTTTAATAAACATGTTGGATTGCATCTTCTGTTATTCTGATGTTACAAATGTTGTAAGCAGTTCACTACATTAACCTTTCAGACTCTGAGCAAATGCAAAAGAGAATTCTGAAACTGTGAACACATACCAAACAGTAGAACACAATGTACTGAATTAAAAAAGATCTGTCTAAAAATAAGACAATGCcctaataaaatatatatgaaaAGGCAAGTTAAATGAGTACTACCAGAATAAGAGGGCTTAAATCCTAAATAAGAACTGAATCATGGATTGCATATTTCTAGGTAATATGAATGTGGGGTTTGTTGTTTGTAATATTATCAAAATTTGTATTGTGTGACTTACTATTTTAGACCCAAGAGTGATTGTCTGGCTGATCTCTGGCTTGCTCTAGATTCTCCTGAAATGAACAACTGATCTCAGTACTTTTTAATTAACATAGTTGTGTGCTATCTTTCCTGACAAACCATAATACTCAACCAAAAACCTAAACTGTAGACAATAAGAAATTAAAACcaaaacacattaaaaaaattaacaaaccGTGGAGTCAAGAGACTGCACAATGTGTGTGTAGAGGCAGAAATCTTACAGCAATCCCACTTGAGGTGCAATTTCATGCCCCCCAGTCTCCTGTATGGCAGCCCCTGATGTCCCAGTAGAAACATTCCCCTACTTGGGTTGGAGAAaggctgtattttttttatttcctgcctccccctccactgcagcccactgaacCCCATAACATTGCCTCTGGGGGACAAGGGATGGTGAGAAATGGCAGCAGGAAGAGGCACTTGGCTGAGATTGCCAGTTTAGTCTGGATTCTTCCCCTTGTCTGTATGTATACAGTCTTGTCATAGTTAAGACTTTTTAAGCCCTATTAATGAATAATTGCAATATCAGATTTAAGTCCATTCAGCCTCTATCACTGAAATGAACTTAGTAGAAACTGCTTCATTATTTGCCAAAGTTTTGCTTATGAGCTCAGTGAAGTGTCACACCATTTGGTGCCCATTTGTTTTTGTCCTGAACTTTGAATTTGGAGTCCAAATGCTACCAGAAGTGCAAAGGAAATTTCAGTGCTCTACACCCTTTTAACCAGAGAGCTGGCCTGGTATTCTGTAATCAATCTTTAATTCTTAGTGTGGAActtcagtggcaaaaaaacccttggTACAGTGGTCACCAGCCAATATGTCATTTAGCTAGCAATACCCTAACCCAATCAAGAAGGCCCTTCAAATTACTGTAGAGAAAGTGGTGGAAAATGTTGTTCAACAGGATGCTGTttctattttattatttaatacAATAATTACATGCATAGTCATATAGCCAGTGGCCATATTAACTGAGTAGCCCCATCCTAAAATTCCATATTGTTGTGATATTCATTTAGAAGTCAGAGATTATATCCAGACAGATAGAGACAAGACATATGCTTATAAAAGAAGTAAAGTTCACTGGGAAAAAAATTAGGGAAAGGTACTTgggatgaaaataaaataaacaatgcaTTCTACCTTGCTAAGTACATCCTAACAGCTACATGGCTATAGCTAAGAATGGAGATTATTGTTACTTTCTTCTTCCCAGCAAGCACAGAGACAGGAAGAACAGCTGTTAAGCTTGCATAGAAGATCAAAGCATTCTTCTAAACAAGGTGTTATCTGACCAATAATAAGGTTA is drawn from Heteronotia binoei isolate CCM8104 ecotype False Entrance Well chromosome 4, APGP_CSIRO_Hbin_v1, whole genome shotgun sequence and contains these coding sequences:
- the S1PR3 gene encoding sphingosine 1-phosphate receptor 3 — translated: MAAYITPTTHPSLHHQNTVWDNEIKRHYDFVGKGDRVNKAKGIDLTTIVLLIICSFIILENLMVLIAIWINNKFHNRMYFFIGNLALCDLLAGIVYKVNILTSGSNTVFLTCKMWFVREGSMFVALGASTFSLLAIAIERHLTMIKMRPYDANKRYRVFLLIGTCWFISISLGALPILGWNCIDNLPDCSTVLPLYSKKYVAFCISIFIAILVAIVILYARIYILVKSSSRNVTNHSNSERSMALLRTVVIVVGVFIACWLPLFILLLIDVAFQTKLPILYKEDGFIALAVLNSAMNPIIYTLASKEMRRAFFRLICCCLVRANVTSLPIQPTPDQSRSKSSSSNTPKPKDELPKTLLSSYTLEKDEPSFQNGNFCK